From the Desulfuromonas thiophila genome, the window GCCTGCGCGGGTCTCTGACCGCTGCTGGCGCAGCAGGATACGGGAGAGCGCCCATGCAGACCTACCTTGATTTTGAAAAGCCTCTGGCGGAACTGGAAAAAAAGATTCACGAACTGCGTGAATACTCTACCGAGGATGTCGATTTCACCAGCGAGTTGCAGAAGCTGGAAAAAAAGGCGCAGAAACTGCGCGAGGAAATTTTCTCCAAGCTCAGCCGCTGGCAGCGCACCCAGCTGGCCCGCCACCCCAACCGGCCCTTTACCCTCGACTTCATCCGCCATGTTTTCACCGACTGGTTCGAGCTGCATGGCGATCGCAATTTTGCCGATGACGCTGCCCTGGTGTGCGGCTTTGCCCGGATTGACGGCCAGCCCTGTGCCGTTATCGGCCACCAGAAGGGGCGCGATACCAAGGAAAAGGTGGCGCGCAATTTTGGCATGCCCAACCCCGAAGGTTACCGCAAGGCCCTGCGGATCATGCAGATGGCCGAGCAGTTTGGTCTGCCGATTTTTACCTTCGTTGATACCCCCGGTGCCTATCCGGGCATTGGCGCCGAGGAACGCGGTCAGGCCGAGGCCATTGCCCGTAACCTGCGTGAGATGGCTGCTCTGACGGTGCCGGTGATCGTCACCATCACCGGCGAGGGTGGCAGTGGCGGTGCGCTGGCTGTTGCGGTCGGCAACCGGGTGCTGATGATGGAGTATTCCGTCTATTCGGTCATCTCGCCCGAGGGCTGTGCCGCCATTCTGTGGAGCGATGGCAGCAAGGGGCCCCAGGCGGCCGAGGCTCTCCGGCTGACGGCGGCCGATATCGCCGAACTCGGCTGTGTTATTGACGAGGTGATCCAGGAACCCGCTGGTGGCGCCCACAACGACATCCCCGCGGCCTGCGCTGCGGTCAAGGCAGCACTGCTCAGACATCTGGCGGAACTGCAGCAACTCGATGCCGACCAACTGGTGGAACAGCGCTACCAGAAGTTCCGTGCCATGACGGTGCTGGAAGAAGCGGGGAGCGAGGCCTGAATGCGCCGCGGGCTGGCTGCCCTGGTTCTGCTTGCGTTGCTGGCCGGCTGCAGCAGCGCGCCGCCGCCGCGCCCGCCGGCGGGCGCCCCCGCTGCGGCAGACCCGACGGGGGCGCCGCTCAAGGGCTGGCAGAAGCCCTATCAGGTTAACGGCCAGTGGTACCGGCCGCTGCTTGATCATCAGGGATTCCGCGAGGAGGGCCTGGCCAGCTGGTATGGCAAGGATTTCCACGGTCGCAAGACCAGTAACGGGGAGATCTACGACATGTACGCCATGACGGCGGCCCACAAGCTGCTGCCACTGGGCATTCATGTGCGGGTGGAGAATCAGGCCAATGGCCGCAGCGCCATTGTTCGTGTCAATGATCGTGGCCCCTTTGTCGCCGGTCGCATCATTGATCTGTCCTATACCGCTGCCAGTCAGCTGGGGGTTGTCGGACCGGGCACTGCGCCGGTAAGGGTAACCGCTCTGGGTTACGAGCGGGTTACGCCCGATGGCCGGCATTTCTATGCGTTGCCGGAAAATGTCGCCGGCGGACCGTTCACGGTGCAGGTGGGCGCCTTCACCCAGCGGGCCAATGCCGAGCGGCTGCAGCAGCGGCTGCAGCCGCAGTTTGGCCGCACGCTGATTTGTCAGGCCGATGTTGCCGGCCAGCTGTTCTATCGGGTGCGCTGTGGCCACCACGACTCGCTCGAACAGGCGCTACAGGGCCAGCAGGCACTCCTGGACGCCGGCTTCTCTTCGACCTTTGTGGTCGCCATCGATTGATCCGTCCGTTTTGTCCCTGGCGAGGTGTCAGTTTTGTCCCAGAAAGGAGCGCAGCCAGCTTTTCTGCCGTGCTCCCAGCCGTTGGCTCAGCAGCAGGTTGCGGATCTCTTCCGCCGGCAGAGAGCTCAGCAGCTGACGGAACAGGTCGGCTGGCGTTTGGCTGTTGCGCGCGATGGCGCGCTGGAGGTGGGGGCGGCGCTGCCAGCGTGGATGGCTGGCGATCAGGCGAATGACCTGGGGGCTGGCGTTGGGGCCGTTGAGCAGGAGGTAGAGAGCGGCTTCCTTGAGGTGGGGATTGTCGAGGCAGGCTTCCACGACCTGGGGCTGCCCTCCCTGAATCAGTGCCTGTAACACGGCACTGCCGGTCCGGCGGGCCAGGCTGATGCGGTTGCCCAGCGGGCAGCCCGGCAACCGCTCAATGATGGCCCGTTCCGCCGCCACACGGACGTCCTGGTGCAGGCCGGGCTGCTGGCACAGGCGCACCAGATCGAACAGCTGC encodes:
- a CDS encoding acetyl-CoA carboxylase carboxyltransferase subunit alpha → MQTYLDFEKPLAELEKKIHELREYSTEDVDFTSELQKLEKKAQKLREEIFSKLSRWQRTQLARHPNRPFTLDFIRHVFTDWFELHGDRNFADDAALVCGFARIDGQPCAVIGHQKGRDTKEKVARNFGMPNPEGYRKALRIMQMAEQFGLPIFTFVDTPGAYPGIGAEERGQAEAIARNLREMAALTVPVIVTITGEGGSGGALAVAVGNRVLMMEYSVYSVISPEGCAAILWSDGSKGPQAAEALRLTAADIAELGCVIDEVIQEPAGGAHNDIPAACAAVKAALLRHLAELQQLDADQLVEQRYQKFRAMTVLEEAGSEA
- a CDS encoding septal ring lytic transglycosylase RlpA family protein; this translates as MRRGLAALVLLALLAGCSSAPPPRPPAGAPAAADPTGAPLKGWQKPYQVNGQWYRPLLDHQGFREEGLASWYGKDFHGRKTSNGEIYDMYAMTAAHKLLPLGIHVRVENQANGRSAIVRVNDRGPFVAGRIIDLSYTAASQLGVVGPGTAPVRVTALGYERVTPDGRHFYALPENVAGGPFTVQVGAFTQRANAERLQQRLQPQFGRTLICQADVAGQLFYRVRCGHHDSLEQALQGQQALLDAGFSSTFVVAID